One genomic segment of Vespa crabro chromosome 3, iyVesCrab1.2, whole genome shotgun sequence includes these proteins:
- the LOC124422715 gene encoding E3 ubiquitin-protein ligase RNF126 isoform X1, producing the protein MAEAVVDGTPVSRFYCHKCIDEIECLQPDYTCPRCSCGFIEELEVGTNDNGSGMDISGEDLSDIDIIDIPGYNRYPTDRDFVEMILESPTLNMQPRAGNRSNTLEGRRRVSWSRNTPDTRRSGRYTALPSRTGLLRHRRGRQEAIPIENFIQDFILNLSGAGLGHPVTQDGQPPVFNIRLFLGNPGDYVWGRDGLDAIVTQLLNQMDGTGPPPLPQKQIDAIPKTTVTQSQVDSKLQCSVCWEDFKLAEPVRQLPCQHFYHTPCIVPWLELHGTCPICRKSLGDQSTAEANQDTVRPSLAALFRAANESNSSRSSSTSSSTGSTSNSDSSNEM; encoded by the exons GACTACACTTGTCCAAGATGTTCATGTGGATTTATAGAAGAATTGGAGGTTGGAACCAACGACAATGGTTCTGGGATGGATATAAGTGGCGAAGATCTAAgcgatattgatattattgatattccaGGCTATAAT CGCTACCCTACTGATCGTGATTTTGTAGAAATGATATTGGAATCTCCTACCCTCAATATGCAACCACGTGCAGGTAACAGAAGCAATACGTTAGAAGGCAGAAGACGAGTTAGCTGGTCACGCAATACACCAGATACTCGTCGCTCCGGCAGGTACACTGCACTTCCTTCCCGCACTGGGCTTCTGCGCCATCG TCGTGGAAGACAAGAAGCAATAcctattgaaaattttattcaagaCTTCATACTTAACCTATCAGGAGCTGGTCTAGGCCATCCAGTTACACAAGATGGACAACCACCTGT ATTCAATATTAGACTGTTCTTGGGAAACCCTGGAGATTATGTTTGGGGTCGGGATGGATTGGATGCTATTGTCACACAGTTATTGAATCAAATGGATGGAACTGGACCACCACCATTACCACAAAAACAAATTGATGCAATACCTAAGACAACAGTGACGCAAAGTCAAGTTG ATAGCAAATTGCAATGCTCTGTTTGTTGGGAAGACTTCAAATTAGCTGAACCTGTGAGACAATTACCGTGTCAACATTTTTATCATACACCTTGTATTGTACCTTGGCTTGAACTT cATGGAACATGCCCAATTTGCAGAAAAAGTTTAGGCGATCAGAGTACTGCAGAAGCAAATCAAGATACTGTTAGACCAAGTTTAGCTGCTCTCTTTAG AGCTGCTAATGAATCAAACAGTAGCAGATCATCCTCCACTTCGTCGTCAACTGGAAGTACCTCCAATAGTGATTCTTCTAATGAAATGTGA
- the LOC124422715 gene encoding E3 ubiquitin-protein ligase Iruka isoform X2, which produces MAEAVVDGTPVSRFYCHKCIDEIECLQPDYTCPRCSCGFIEELEVGTNDNGSGMDISGEDLSDIDIIDIPGYNRYPTDRDFVEMILESPTLNMQPRAGNRSNTLEGRRRVSWSRNTPDTRRSGRYTALPSRTGLLRHRRGRQEAIPIENFIQDFILNLSGAGLGHPVTQDGQPPVLFLGNPGDYVWGRDGLDAIVTQLLNQMDGTGPPPLPQKQIDAIPKTTVTQSQVDSKLQCSVCWEDFKLAEPVRQLPCQHFYHTPCIVPWLELHGTCPICRKSLGDQSTAEANQDTVRPSLAALFRAANESNSSRSSSTSSSTGSTSNSDSSNEM; this is translated from the exons GACTACACTTGTCCAAGATGTTCATGTGGATTTATAGAAGAATTGGAGGTTGGAACCAACGACAATGGTTCTGGGATGGATATAAGTGGCGAAGATCTAAgcgatattgatattattgatattccaGGCTATAAT CGCTACCCTACTGATCGTGATTTTGTAGAAATGATATTGGAATCTCCTACCCTCAATATGCAACCACGTGCAGGTAACAGAAGCAATACGTTAGAAGGCAGAAGACGAGTTAGCTGGTCACGCAATACACCAGATACTCGTCGCTCCGGCAGGTACACTGCACTTCCTTCCCGCACTGGGCTTCTGCGCCATCG TCGTGGAAGACAAGAAGCAATAcctattgaaaattttattcaagaCTTCATACTTAACCTATCAGGAGCTGGTCTAGGCCATCCAGTTACACAAGATGGACAACCACCTGT ACTGTTCTTGGGAAACCCTGGAGATTATGTTTGGGGTCGGGATGGATTGGATGCTATTGTCACACAGTTATTGAATCAAATGGATGGAACTGGACCACCACCATTACCACAAAAACAAATTGATGCAATACCTAAGACAACAGTGACGCAAAGTCAAGTTG ATAGCAAATTGCAATGCTCTGTTTGTTGGGAAGACTTCAAATTAGCTGAACCTGTGAGACAATTACCGTGTCAACATTTTTATCATACACCTTGTATTGTACCTTGGCTTGAACTT cATGGAACATGCCCAATTTGCAGAAAAAGTTTAGGCGATCAGAGTACTGCAGAAGCAAATCAAGATACTGTTAGACCAAGTTTAGCTGCTCTCTTTAG AGCTGCTAATGAATCAAACAGTAGCAGATCATCCTCCACTTCGTCGTCAACTGGAAGTACCTCCAATAGTGATTCTTCTAATGAAATGTGA
- the LOC124422715 gene encoding E3 ubiquitin-protein ligase Iruka isoform X3 — protein MAEAVVDGTPVSRFYCHKCIDEIECLQPDYTCPRCSCGFIEELEVGTNDNGSGMDISGEDLSDIDIIDIPGYNRYPTDRDFVEMILESPTLNMQPRAGNRSNTLEGRRRVSWSRNTPDTRRSGSRGRQEAIPIENFIQDFILNLSGAGLGHPVTQDGQPPVFNIRLFLGNPGDYVWGRDGLDAIVTQLLNQMDGTGPPPLPQKQIDAIPKTTVTQSQVDSKLQCSVCWEDFKLAEPVRQLPCQHFYHTPCIVPWLELHGTCPICRKSLGDQSTAEANQDTVRPSLAALFRAANESNSSRSSSTSSSTGSTSNSDSSNEM, from the exons GACTACACTTGTCCAAGATGTTCATGTGGATTTATAGAAGAATTGGAGGTTGGAACCAACGACAATGGTTCTGGGATGGATATAAGTGGCGAAGATCTAAgcgatattgatattattgatattccaGGCTATAAT CGCTACCCTACTGATCGTGATTTTGTAGAAATGATATTGGAATCTCCTACCCTCAATATGCAACCACGTGCAGGTAACAGAAGCAATACGTTAGAAGGCAGAAGACGAGTTAGCTGGTCACGCAATACACCAGATACTCGTCGCTCCGGCAG TCGTGGAAGACAAGAAGCAATAcctattgaaaattttattcaagaCTTCATACTTAACCTATCAGGAGCTGGTCTAGGCCATCCAGTTACACAAGATGGACAACCACCTGT ATTCAATATTAGACTGTTCTTGGGAAACCCTGGAGATTATGTTTGGGGTCGGGATGGATTGGATGCTATTGTCACACAGTTATTGAATCAAATGGATGGAACTGGACCACCACCATTACCACAAAAACAAATTGATGCAATACCTAAGACAACAGTGACGCAAAGTCAAGTTG ATAGCAAATTGCAATGCTCTGTTTGTTGGGAAGACTTCAAATTAGCTGAACCTGTGAGACAATTACCGTGTCAACATTTTTATCATACACCTTGTATTGTACCTTGGCTTGAACTT cATGGAACATGCCCAATTTGCAGAAAAAGTTTAGGCGATCAGAGTACTGCAGAAGCAAATCAAGATACTGTTAGACCAAGTTTAGCTGCTCTCTTTAG AGCTGCTAATGAATCAAACAGTAGCAGATCATCCTCCACTTCGTCGTCAACTGGAAGTACCTCCAATAGTGATTCTTCTAATGAAATGTGA
- the LOC124422715 gene encoding E3 ubiquitin-protein ligase Iruka isoform X4, whose translation MAEAVVDGTPVSRFYCHKCIDEIECLQPDYTCPRCSCGFIEELEVGTNDNGSGMDISGEDLSDIDIIDIPGYNRYPTDRDFVEMILESPTLNMQPRAGNRSNTLEGRRRVSWSRNTPDTRRSGSRGRQEAIPIENFIQDFILNLSGAGLGHPVTQDGQPPVLFLGNPGDYVWGRDGLDAIVTQLLNQMDGTGPPPLPQKQIDAIPKTTVTQSQVDSKLQCSVCWEDFKLAEPVRQLPCQHFYHTPCIVPWLELHGTCPICRKSLGDQSTAEANQDTVRPSLAALFRAANESNSSRSSSTSSSTGSTSNSDSSNEM comes from the exons GACTACACTTGTCCAAGATGTTCATGTGGATTTATAGAAGAATTGGAGGTTGGAACCAACGACAATGGTTCTGGGATGGATATAAGTGGCGAAGATCTAAgcgatattgatattattgatattccaGGCTATAAT CGCTACCCTACTGATCGTGATTTTGTAGAAATGATATTGGAATCTCCTACCCTCAATATGCAACCACGTGCAGGTAACAGAAGCAATACGTTAGAAGGCAGAAGACGAGTTAGCTGGTCACGCAATACACCAGATACTCGTCGCTCCGGCAG TCGTGGAAGACAAGAAGCAATAcctattgaaaattttattcaagaCTTCATACTTAACCTATCAGGAGCTGGTCTAGGCCATCCAGTTACACAAGATGGACAACCACCTGT ACTGTTCTTGGGAAACCCTGGAGATTATGTTTGGGGTCGGGATGGATTGGATGCTATTGTCACACAGTTATTGAATCAAATGGATGGAACTGGACCACCACCATTACCACAAAAACAAATTGATGCAATACCTAAGACAACAGTGACGCAAAGTCAAGTTG ATAGCAAATTGCAATGCTCTGTTTGTTGGGAAGACTTCAAATTAGCTGAACCTGTGAGACAATTACCGTGTCAACATTTTTATCATACACCTTGTATTGTACCTTGGCTTGAACTT cATGGAACATGCCCAATTTGCAGAAAAAGTTTAGGCGATCAGAGTACTGCAGAAGCAAATCAAGATACTGTTAGACCAAGTTTAGCTGCTCTCTTTAG AGCTGCTAATGAATCAAACAGTAGCAGATCATCCTCCACTTCGTCGTCAACTGGAAGTACCTCCAATAGTGATTCTTCTAATGAAATGTGA
- the LOC124422600 gene encoding flotillin-2 encodes MGNIHTCGPNEALVVSGGCCGSMKKKTIVGGYVFTWWFVTDVQRLSLEVMTLNPVCENVETAQGVPLTVTGVAQCKIMKADELLHTASEQFLGKSVHEIKSTILSTLEGHLRAILGTLSVEEVYKDRDQFAALVREVAAPDVGRMGIEILSFTIKDVYDDVQYLASLGKAQTAAVKRDADVGVAEANRDAGIREAECEKAAMDIKYNTDTKIEDNARLFQLQKANFDQEVNTAKAEAQLAYELQAAKIRQRIRNEEIQIEIVERRKQIEVEEQEVRRKEHELQSTVRLPAEAEHYKIGKVAEGKRTQTVSAAKAEAERIRLIGEAEAQALEAVGISEAERMRMKAAIYKKYGEAAILNIALNALPKIAAEIAAPLARIEEIVLLSGSDTTSNEITRLVGQVPPAVQALTGVDLSKVLGKIPGAK; translated from the exons gAGGATGCTGCGgatcaatgaaaaagaagacaataGTCGGTGGTTATGTTTTCACTTGGTGGTTCGTCACAGATGTTCAACGATTGTCGCTCGAAGTAATGACACTAAATCCAGTTTGCGAGAACGTCGAGACAGCCCAAGGAGTACCACTGACCGTTACCGGAGTAGCCCAGTGCAAGATCATGAAGGCCGACGAGCTTTTACATACTGCCAGCGAACAATTTCTCGGAAAGAGTGTCCACGAAATAAAATCAACTATATTGTCCACCCTCGAGGGTCATTTACGTGCAATTTTAG gCACACTCTCGGTCGAGGAGGTTTACAAAGATCGCGATCAATTTGCTGCTCTCGTACGAGAAGTCGCAGCACCTGATGTCGGCCGTATGGGCATAGAGATCCTCTCATTCACTATAAAGGACGTTTACGATGACGTTCAATATTTGGCGTCACTTGGGAAAGCTCAAACCGCAGCAGTTAAACGTGATGCCGATGTTGGTGTCGCTGAGGCCAATCGTGATGCTGGCATACgc GAAGCCGAGTGCGAGAAAGCGGCAATGGACATTAAGTACAACACCGACACGAAGATCGAAGATAACGCGAGGCTCTTCCAATTGCAAAAGGCTAATTTCGATCAGGAGGTCAATACTGCT AAAGCCGAAGCCCAGCTTGCTTACGAACTACAAGCCGCGAAAATAAGGCAACGAATACGGAACGAAGAGATACAGATAGAAATCGTCGAGAGGCGTAAACAGATCGAAGTAGAGGAACAGGAGGTACGTCGAAAGGAACACGAACTTCAAAGTACTGTGCGATTACCAGCCGAGGCAGAACATTATAAAATTGGAAAAGTGGCCGAAGGAAAAAG AACGCAAACGGTGAGCGCAGCTAAAGCCGAGGCTGAGAGGATTCGATTAATCGGAGAAGCCGAAGCTCAAGCTTTGGAAGCCGTTGGAATATCAGAAGCTGAACGTATGCGGATGAAGGCTGCAATTTACAAGAAATATGGCGAGGCAGCGATACTCAATATCGCTTTGAACGCCCTGCCGAAG ATCGCTGCCGAAATTGCAGCACCATTAGCAAGAATAGAAGAGATAGTTCTGTTAAGTGGAAGTGATACAACGAGCAATGAAATCACACGTTTAGTGGGTCAGGTACCTCCAGCGGTTCAAGCATTGACAGGTGTTGATCTTTCAAAG gTTTTAGGAAAAATACCAGGTGCAAAGTAA